A window of the Tripterygium wilfordii isolate XIE 37 chromosome 12, ASM1340144v1, whole genome shotgun sequence genome harbors these coding sequences:
- the LOC120011535 gene encoding branched-chain-amino-acid aminotransferase 2, chloroplastic-like, with amino-acid sequence MICKRAHLGGLVRCLRFGSFQSKVGCLVNSAKSWYTSQASSSSQQEPESPDYSEDGYADVDWDNLGFGLVPTDYMYMMKCSKDDDKFEQGQVCRFRNIELNPAAGVLNYGQGLFEGTKTYRKEDGRLLLFRPDRNALRMKLGAERMCMPCPSVDQFVDALKQTALANERWVPPPGKGSLYMRPLLIGTGAILGLAPAPEYTFFVYGSPVGNYFKGGLAPLNLYVEEEFSRTSSGGTGGVKAISNYAPVLKALGRAKSRGFSDVLYLDSANKKYLEEASACNIFLVKGNVISTPATNGTILAGVTRRSMIEIAHDLGYQVEERDIAIDELIDADEVFCTGTAVVVAPVGSITYQDRRIEFRTGAGCVCWGLYSNLVGIQRGLIEDKRGWTIEIDTSKLNSCVLL; translated from the exons ATGATTTGTAAGAGAGCACACTTGGGTGGTCTGGTTCGATGTCTGCGATTTGGTTCTTTTCAATCCAAGGTTGGTTGTCTTGTGAACTCTGCGAAGAGTTGGTACACATCTCAGGCCTCATCATCTTCACAGCAAGAGCCAGAATCACCTGATTATAG TGAGGATGGGTATGCTGATGTGGATTGGGATAATCTTGGATTTGGTCTCGTGCCTACCGATTACATGTACATGATGAAATGCAGTAAAGATGATGATAAGTTTGAACAAGGACAAGTTTGTCGGTTCAGGAACATTGAGCTTAACCCTGCAGCTGGAGTCCTAAATTATGGACAG GGATTGTTTGAAGGCACAAAAACATATAGAAAAGAAGATGGGCGGCTTCTCCTATTCCGTCCTGATCGAAATGCGTTACGGATGAAATTAGGTGCTGAAAGAATGTGCATGCCTTGCCCTTCTGTTGATCAATTCGTCGATGCTTTGAAACAAACCGCGCTCGCTAACGAGCGTTGG GTTCCTCCGCCGGGAAAAGGGTCCCTCTACATGAGGCCTCTTCTGATAGGAACCGGCGCAATTCTGGGTTTAGCACCGGCACCTGAATATACATTCTTTGTATATGGTTCTCCTGTTGGCAATTACTTCAAG GGAGGCTTGGCACCTTTGAACTTGTATGTGGAAGAAGAGTTTTCTCGTACCTCTAGCGGTGGCACTGGAGGTGTAAAAGCCATCTCGAATTATGCTCCA GTTTTGAAAGCGCTTGGCAGAGCGAAAAGCAGAGGATTTTCAGATGTCTTGTATCTTGACTccgcaaataaaaaatatttggaaGAAGCCTCCGCCTGCAACATTTTCCTTGTAAAG GGTAATGTTATTTCTACTCCTGCTACAAATGGAACTATTCTAGCCGGAGTCACTCGAAGAAGCATGATCGAAATTGCTCATGATCTTGGCTACCAG GTAGAGGAAAGGGACATTGCAATAGATGAATTGATCGATGCTGACGAAGTTTTTTGCACCGGAACTGCTGTCGTTGTGGCTCCTGTAGGCAGCATCACATATCAGGATAGACG AATTGAGTTCAGAACAGGTGCTGGGTGTGTATGTTGGGGACTGTACTCAAATCTTGTAGGAATTCAAAGGGGTCTGATCGAGGATAAGAGGGGCTGGACCATAGAAATTGATACATCAAAGCTTAACAGTTGTGTTTTGCTTTAA
- the LOC120011536 gene encoding histone H3.v1-like isoform X1, with protein sequence MLKQSPRRIPRSKGLKVKHVLQICVLLATGFWVLHQFKHLYDKKISEELQNGLETMKLGRKVLHPQIKESSSLIGGRGNVVEENKPEEIMDEEAQAGDDEIDGHDHERADEEESEEVEDLIDVDDTERDEGSEEQENEEKDDETEHANLLDDGAENEGEKNAQKAREEQNAQTISTIFQLGGLRMLKEEKVDAENTVSKHRKETNDANDVIVDINNLDPEVGMNVVTEFFSSRHDVSNVENGNKIRLENSATAPNSSSSIEDTNVELSSSSMQVKSLEASNGRSILQESIDNQDVSTDGKHIALRDVYSKQNESFNEAVQNEQPSSNLTPYAMIEDIAAASASHSVASRNGSSAW encoded by the coding sequence ATGTTGAAGCAATCACCTAGAAGAATTCCAAGGTCAAAAGGTTTGAAAGTAAAACATGTTCTTCAGATATGTGTCTTGCTTGCCACTGGATTCTGGGTGCTTCACCAATTCAAGCATTTATACGATAAGAAGATCTCAGAAGAACTGCAGAATGGGCTTGAAACCATGAAACTTGGGAGGAAGGTCCTCCATCCCCAAATTAAGGAATCGTCTTCGCTGATTGGTGGGCGCGGGAATGTAGTAGAGGAAAATAAACCAGAAGAAATTATGGATGAAGAAGCGCAGGCTGGAGATGATGAAATAGATGGACATGATCATGAGCGAGCAGATGAAGAAGAATCTGAAGAGGTAGAGGATCTTATTGATGTAGACGATACGGAGAGAGATGAGGGAAGTGAAGAGCAGGAGAACGAAGAGAAGGATGATGAAACTGAGCATGCAAATTTGTTAGATGATGGAGCCGAGAATGAAGGTGAAAAGAATGCTCAGAAAGCGAGAGAAGAGCAGAACGCGCAGACCATAAGCACTATATTTCAGCTCGGAGGTTTGAGGATGTTAAAGGAAGAAAAGGTTGATGCAGAGAATACTGTGTCAAAGCACAGAAAGGAAACCAATGATGCCAACGATGTAATCGTTGATATAAACAATTTGGACCCTGAAGTTGGGATGAATGTGGTGactgaatttttttcttctcgacATGATGTGAGCAATGTAGAAAATGGTAATAAGATCAGATTGGAGAATTCGGCCACTGCTCCAAACTCTAGTTCATCAATTGAGGATACAAATGTCGAACTCAGCTCGAGTTCCATGCAAGTTAAAAGCTTGGAGGCTTCAAATGGAAGAAGTATATTGCAGGAGTCGATTGACAATCAGGACGTAAGTACTGATGGGAAACACATAGCCTTGCGAGATGTTTATAGTAAGCAGAATGAGAGCTTCAACGAAGCTGTTCAAAATGAGCAACCAAGTTCAAATTTAACTCCTTACGCAATGATTGAGGACATAGCGGCAGCCAGTGCTTCGCATTCTGTTGCTTCAAGAAATGGCAGCTCTGCTTGGTAG
- the LOC120011413 gene encoding EPIDERMAL PATTERNING FACTOR-like protein 2, whose protein sequence is MGRTQNWLCCHRSRHLIISVLLLLVSSLTQVRFIAAGRGIRQLKETALVREHSPMYSPKHEEKKIVVVRSLIGSSPPRCERRCSNCGHCEAVQVPVTTKVNGHYRRSSFVARTPIVAYSRGEDISNYKPMSWKCKCGDLIFNP, encoded by the exons ATGGGTAGGACTCAGAATTGGCTTTGCTGTCACAGAAGTAGACACCTAATCATTTCAGTACTATTACTCTTGGTTTCAAGCTTGACCCAAGTGAGATTCATTGCTGCAG GTAGAGGAATTAGACAGCTAAAAGAGACTGCTCTGGTAAGAGAACACTCTCCAATGTATTCTCCCAAGCATGAAGAAAAGAAGATTGTGGTGGTTAGGAGTTTGATTGGTTCAAGCCCACCAAGGTGTGAGAGAAGGTGCAGCAATTGTGGACATTGTGAGGCAGTTCAGGTACCTGTAACTACAAAAGTCAATGGCCATTATAGGAGAAGTAGCTTTGTTGCTAGAACTCCCATAGTTGCTTACTCAAGAGGTGAGGACATCTCCAACTACAAGCCTATGAGCTGGAAGTGCAAATGTGGGGACTTGATTTTCAATCCTTGA
- the LOC120011536 gene encoding histone H3.v1-like isoform X2 gives MLKQSPRRIPRSKGLKVKHVLQICVLLATGFWVLHQFKHLYDKKISEELQNGLETMKLGRKVLHPQIKESSSLIGGRGNVVEENKPEEIMDEEAQAGDDEIDGHDHERADEEESEEVEDLIDVDDTERDEGSEEQENEEKDDETEHANLLDDGAENEGEKNAQKAREEQNAQTISTIFQLGGLRMLKEEKVDAENTVSKHRKETNDANDVIVDINNLDPEVGMNVVTEFFSSRHDVSNVENGNKIRLENSATAPNSSSSIEDTNVELSSSSMQVKSLEASNGMRASTKLFKMSNQVQI, from the exons ATGTTGAAGCAATCACCTAGAAGAATTCCAAGGTCAAAAGGTTTGAAAGTAAAACATGTTCTTCAGATATGTGTCTTGCTTGCCACTGGATTCTGGGTGCTTCACCAATTCAAGCATTTATACGATAAGAAGATCTCAGAAGAACTGCAGAATGGGCTTGAAACCATGAAACTTGGGAGGAAGGTCCTCCATCCCCAAATTAAGGAATCGTCTTCGCTGATTGGTGGGCGCGGGAATGTAGTAGAGGAAAATAAACCAGAAGAAATTATGGATGAAGAAGCGCAGGCTGGAGATGATGAAATAGATGGACATGATCATGAGCGAGCAGATGAAGAAGAATCTGAAGAGGTAGAGGATCTTATTGATGTAGACGATACGGAGAGAGATGAGGGAAGTGAAGAGCAGGAGAACGAAGAGAAGGATGATGAAACTGAGCATGCAAATTTGTTAGATGATGGAGCCGAGAATGAAGGTGAAAAGAATGCTCAGAAAGCGAGAGAAGAGCAGAACGCGCAGACCATAAGCACTATATTTCAGCTCGGAGGTTTGAGGATGTTAAAGGAAGAAAAGGTTGATGCAGAGAATACTGTGTCAAAGCACAGAAAGGAAACCAATGATGCCAACGATGTAATCGTTGATATAAACAATTTGGACCCTGAAGTTGGGATGAATGTGGTGactgaatttttttcttctcgacATGATGTGAGCAATGTAGAAAATGGTAATAAGATCAGATTGGAGAATTCGGCCACTGCTCCAAACTCTAGTTCATCAATTGAGGATACAAATGTCGAACTCAGCTCGAGTTCCATGCAAGTTAAAAGCTTGGAGGCTTCAAATG GAATGAGAGCTTCAACGAAGCTGTTCAAAATGAGCAACCAAGTTCAAATTTAA
- the LOC120011537 gene encoding branched-chain-amino-acid aminotransferase 2, chloroplastic-like yields MYMMKCSKDDEKFEQGQVIPYGNIELSPAAGVLNYGQGLFEGTKAYRKEDGRLLLFRPDQNALRMKLGAERMCMPCPSVDQFVEALKQTALANKRWIPPPGKGSLYMRPLLLGTGAVLGIAPAPEYTFLVYGSPVGNYFKGCSAPLNLYVEEEFSRSSRGGTGGVKAISNYGQVLNALGRARSRGFSDVLYLDSANKKYLEEASGCNIFLVKGNVISTPATNGTILAGVTRRSIIEIARDLGYQVEERDIAVDELIEADEAFCTGTAVVVSPVGSITYQDKRIEFRTGDGCVCRGLCSNLVGIQRGLIEDKKGWTIEIDS; encoded by the exons ATGTACATGATGAAATGCAGTAAAGATGATGAGAAGTTTGAACAAGGACAAGTTATTCCGTACGGGAACATTGAGCTTAGCCCTGCAGCTGGAGTCCTAAACTATGGACAG GGATTGTTTGAAGGCACAAAAGCATATAGAAAAGAAGATGGGCGGCTTCTCCTATTCCGTCCTGATCAAAATGCGTTGCGAATGAAACTTGGTGCTGAAAGAATGTGCATGCCTTGCCCTTCTGTTGATCAATTCGTCGAAGCTTTGAAACAAACAGCGCTCGCTAACAAGCGTTGG ATTCCTCCGCCGGGAAAAGGGTCCCTCTACATGAGGCCTCTTCTGCTAGGAACAGGCGCAGTACTGGGTATAGCACCGGCACCTGAATATACATTCTTGGTATATGGTTCTCCTGTTGGCAATTACTTCAAG GGATGTTCGGCACCTTTGAACTTGTATGTGGAGGAAGAGTTTTCTCGTTCCTCTCGCGGTGGAACTGGAGGTGTAAAAGCCATCTCGAATTATGGTCAA GTTTTGAATGCGCTAGGCAGAGCGAGAAGCAGAGGATTTTCAGATGTCTTGTACCTTGACTccgcaaataaaaaatatttggaaGAAGCCTCCGGTTGCAACATTTTCCTTGTAAAG GGTAATGTTATTTCAACTCCTGCTACAAATGGAACTATTCTAGCTGGAGTCACTCGAAGAAGCATCATCGAAATTGCCCGTGATCTTGGCTACCAG GTGGAGGAAAGGGACATTGCAGTAGATGAATTGATCGAAGCTGACGAAGCTTTTTGCACCGGAACTGCTGTCGTTGTGTCCCCTGTAGGCAGCATCACATATCAGGATAAACG AATTGAGTTCAGAACAGGTGATGGGTGTGTGTGTAGGGGACTATGCTCAAATCTTGTAGGAATTCAAAGGGGTCTGATTGAGGATAAGAAGGGTTGGACCATTGAAATAGATAGTTAA